A genomic stretch from Edaphobacter aggregans includes:
- a CDS encoding molybdopterin oxidoreductase family protein gives MSNSIFTRIKRLTGIDTRREKYAYAKDPVFGHISKSRVAEKWVKTTCGYCSVGCGMLVGVRENKAVAVRGNPDHPVNRGKLCPKGLSEHHILDSPGRAKQPLLRKNGVLTPVSWDEALDTMVARFRDIQQRHGNESLGVVGTGQLLTEECYTLGKLVQLGFRTRNNDGNTTLCMASAVSGYKLSFGSDGPPGSYADMETADLILLIGANIADNHPILCHRVDRTSPGTKPRTLIVVDPRVTKTAMMADIHLPVKPRSDIALLNGIAHILIREGLIDRDYIARHTTGFEQFANFVAAFTPAHVAAITGLTEETIINTAWLYGKAKSAFIGWTMGVNHSTQGAVTVAAINNLALITGNIGRSGAAPFSITGQCNAMGTRETGFTSSLPGYRKFDNPQDREDLARIWNIPVERIPSARGLAYPDIIEAAVQGRIKALWFVATNPAVSFPNAKLLDHALRSVEFLVVQDGFHPTPTSDYAHLVLPAAIWGEKQGTYTNSERRVSKVNPAVIPPREARPDFDIFLDIAQRLGVRNELYPGWTSTHDAFLEWQRVSAGRMCDYSKFTWQQIEDANGLQWGGTSLYTDGIFPTEDGRARLHSVPCDPFTEQPDSNFDFILNTGRTVEHWHTRTKTAEVGILNDMVPNAWLEMNPTDADRLELKPHDRVTVRSRRGAVADIELRITGIVAPGQVFMPFHFSETNSNIVTLGAFDPISREPNFKQCAVRIERTPIRDRRNASPPRTQRQ, from the coding sequence ATGAGCAACTCTATCTTCACGCGCATCAAGCGACTCACAGGCATCGACACACGCCGCGAAAAATACGCCTACGCCAAAGACCCCGTCTTCGGTCACATCTCCAAATCGCGCGTCGCCGAGAAATGGGTCAAGACCACCTGCGGCTACTGTTCCGTCGGTTGCGGCATGCTCGTCGGCGTGCGCGAAAACAAAGCCGTCGCCGTACGCGGCAACCCCGACCATCCCGTCAATCGCGGCAAGCTCTGCCCCAAAGGTCTCTCCGAACATCACATCCTCGACTCACCCGGCCGCGCAAAACAACCGCTCCTGCGCAAGAACGGCGTCCTCACTCCTGTCTCGTGGGACGAAGCACTCGACACGATGGTCGCCCGCTTCCGCGACATTCAGCAGCGTCACGGCAACGAGTCCCTCGGCGTCGTCGGCACCGGCCAACTCCTCACCGAAGAGTGCTACACCCTCGGCAAGCTCGTTCAACTCGGCTTCCGCACCCGCAACAACGACGGCAACACCACCCTCTGCATGGCCTCTGCCGTCTCCGGCTACAAACTCTCCTTTGGCTCCGACGGCCCGCCCGGCTCCTACGCCGACATGGAGACCGCCGACCTCATCCTCCTCATCGGCGCCAACATCGCCGACAACCATCCCATCCTCTGCCACCGCGTCGATCGCACCTCGCCCGGAACAAAACCCCGCACCCTCATCGTTGTCGACCCACGCGTCACCAAGACCGCCATGATGGCCGACATCCATCTGCCCGTCAAACCCCGCAGCGACATCGCTCTCCTCAACGGCATCGCTCACATCCTCATCCGCGAAGGCCTCATCGATCGCGACTACATCGCCCGCCACACCACCGGCTTCGAACAATTCGCAAACTTCGTCGCCGCCTTTACTCCCGCACACGTAGCCGCCATCACCGGCCTCACCGAAGAGACCATCATCAACACGGCATGGCTCTACGGCAAAGCAAAATCCGCCTTCATCGGCTGGACCATGGGCGTCAATCACTCCACGCAAGGCGCTGTCACCGTCGCCGCCATCAACAACCTCGCCCTCATCACCGGCAACATCGGACGCTCCGGCGCAGCGCCCTTCTCCATCACCGGCCAATGCAACGCCATGGGCACGCGCGAAACCGGCTTTACCTCATCGCTCCCCGGCTACCGCAAATTTGATAATCCGCAGGACCGCGAAGACCTCGCGCGCATCTGGAACATCCCCGTCGAACGCATTCCGTCCGCGCGAGGCCTCGCCTACCCCGACATCATCGAAGCCGCCGTACAAGGCCGCATCAAAGCCCTCTGGTTCGTCGCCACCAATCCCGCCGTCTCCTTCCCCAACGCGAAGCTCCTCGACCACGCCCTCCGCAGCGTCGAGTTCCTCGTCGTACAGGACGGCTTCCACCCCACGCCCACCAGCGACTACGCCCATCTCGTCCTCCCCGCCGCCATCTGGGGCGAAAAGCAAGGAACCTACACCAACTCCGAACGCCGCGTCTCCAAGGTCAACCCCGCCGTCATCCCTCCCCGCGAAGCACGCCCCGACTTCGACATCTTTCTCGACATCGCACAACGCCTCGGAGTACGCAATGAGCTTTACCCCGGCTGGACATCGACACACGACGCCTTCCTGGAATGGCAGCGCGTCTCCGCCGGCCGCATGTGTGACTACTCGAAATTCACCTGGCAGCAGATCGAAGATGCCAACGGCCTCCAATGGGGCGGCACCTCGCTCTACACCGACGGCATCTTCCCCACCGAAGACGGACGCGCCCGTCTCCACAGCGTTCCCTGCGATCCCTTCACCGAGCAGCCCGACTCCAACTTCGACTTCATCCTCAACACAGGCCGCACCGTCGAACACTGGCACACCCGCACCAAGACCGCCGAGGTCGGAATTCTCAACGACATGGTCCCCAACGCATGGCTCGAGATGAATCCCACCGACGCCGACCGCCTCGAGCTCAAACCTCACGACCGCGTCACCGTCCGCAGCCGTCGCGGTGCCGTCGCCGACATCGAGCTCCGCATCACCGGCATCGTCGCTCCCGGTCAGGTCTTCATGCCCTTCCACTTCTCCGAGACCAACTCCAACATCGTCACCCTCGGAGCCTTCGATCCCATCTCCCGCGAACCCAACTTCAAACAGTGCGCCGTCCGCATCGAGCGGACCCCCATCCGCGACCGTCGAAACGCCTCGCCCCCTCGAACTCAGCGACAGTAG
- a CDS encoding MFS transporter, giving the protein MANFKTFLKSGHPPTLLSAFLYFDFSFAVWVLNGAMGPFISEQFHLTPAQIGLMVSIPTLAGALMRFPLGVLSQYIGRKNAAIVEMSAIVISLIYGYLFVKTFHEVLAMGVLLGIAGASFGVALSLGSGWFPQQYKGLAMGIAGAGNSGTALAALLAPRLAQHYGWHQVYGFAALTMLLPLAVMIIFAKEPPDAHHQTLKEHLSCLWEKDGWAFNSIYIITFGGFLGLATFLPSFFYSQFHVTKIQAGSLTVLATLTGSLTRVFGGWLADRIGGITTLSIVFLAATATFLGLIFTPSLATTTILFMLCFAALGAGNGATFQLVPLRWPYSTAVAGSMIGEIGALGGGILPNLLGQTKQHTGSYAIGFIVYATLALSVLAMLRTISKKWTHTWVEAGGRAVVLVPETPDPAEIGFSNPSLETPLEV; this is encoded by the coding sequence ATGGCCAACTTCAAGACCTTCCTCAAGTCCGGGCACCCTCCCACCCTCCTAAGTGCCTTTCTTTACTTCGACTTCTCCTTCGCCGTGTGGGTGCTCAACGGAGCCATGGGCCCCTTCATCTCCGAACAGTTCCACCTGACCCCCGCCCAAATCGGCTTAATGGTTTCGATTCCTACACTTGCGGGGGCTTTGATGCGTTTTCCTCTCGGCGTCCTCTCCCAATACATAGGCCGGAAGAACGCCGCCATCGTAGAAATGTCCGCCATCGTTATCTCACTGATATACGGATACTTATTCGTCAAAACCTTCCACGAAGTCCTGGCCATGGGCGTCCTTCTAGGCATCGCCGGAGCCAGCTTCGGCGTAGCTCTCTCCCTCGGCTCCGGCTGGTTTCCCCAACAATACAAAGGACTTGCGATGGGCATAGCCGGTGCAGGCAACAGCGGCACCGCCCTGGCCGCGCTCCTGGCCCCGCGCTTGGCCCAACACTACGGATGGCATCAAGTCTATGGATTCGCAGCACTTACCATGCTGCTCCCCCTCGCCGTCATGATCATCTTCGCCAAAGAACCACCAGACGCCCACCACCAAACCCTGAAAGAACACCTCTCCTGCCTCTGGGAAAAAGACGGCTGGGCCTTTAACTCCATATATATCATCACTTTCGGAGGCTTCCTCGGCCTCGCTACCTTCCTCCCATCCTTCTTCTACTCCCAATTCCATGTCACAAAAATTCAAGCCGGTTCCCTCACCGTCCTAGCCACGCTAACTGGCTCATTAACAAGAGTTTTTGGTGGATGGCTAGCCGACCGAATAGGCGGAATTACCACGCTCTCGATCGTCTTTCTCGCCGCCACAGCCACTTTTTTAGGCCTAATATTTACCCCATCCCTCGCCACCACAACCATCCTTTTTATGCTCTGCTTCGCAGCCCTTGGAGCCGGTAACGGTGCCACTTTTCAACTAGTTCCGCTACGTTGGCCCTATTCCACCGCCGTCGCAGGCAGCATGATCGGCGAAATCGGAGCCCTGGGTGGCGGCATCCTTCCAAACCTGCTGGGACAAACCAAACAGCACACCGGCTCATATGCCATTGGTTTTATCGTCTACGCCACACTAGCGCTCTCCGTCCTGGCCATGCTGCGCACCATCTCAAAAAAATGGACACACACATGGGTGGAGGCCGGCGGACGCGCTGTGGTTCTAGTGCCAGAGACACCCGATCCAGCAGAAATAGGGTTTTCGAATCCGTCACTAGAAACACCTCTTGAAGTTTAA
- a CDS encoding FG-GAP-like repeat-containing protein produces MQVMRHHVRPEVTDHRASFVGRLPDDKQMHLSVVLPLRNQAALTSLLQRLYDPSSPDYRHFLTVAQFTEQFGPTEQDYSAVAAYLQSQGLTVKPAPANRLVVPVSGSMAQVNSAFNVQMNTYQHPTENRTFFSPDREPSLPLNLQVRHVTGLDNFSLPHRFTQRPNTSQQAAAVNGSGPVNSYLGSDMRAAYYGGTTLDGTGQAIGLLEFGGYDMTDVTLTFSNAGQTTNVPINNILLDGATGGPEGSYGGEQVLDIVQAIGMAPGLSQVRVYIGVGEDDAIILNSMASENIAKQLSCSWGWLPVDPTTDDVFFQEMAAQGQSFFAASGDAGAYDQSINPFFYPAEDQYVTAVGGTHLTTSGPGGTWVSETVWDSEGDGSGGGISPDGITLPSYQSGLANSANGGSNTLRNVPDVAMEGDFDNYACQAHRCTGDWAGTSFAAPRWAGFMALVNQQAVEAGTAPSGGLGFLNPALYQLAQGANASNDLHDIVSGNNRTQNQPVWFSAIAGYDLTTGWGSANGQSLINDLAGAQVPGFWLSSSQSEVDVNPGGTGTTTIKITDAGGFTDAVNLAVTSTLPSGVTASFATNPSTASNVLTFSVDNLVAQQNIPITVTGTAQSLTQTATLLLSIHTPAFALVPSSNGLTLNPGQTVSTTITVLPEYGFTGSVNLAIVGLPSGVTASFSPTSTTGTNTLTLTASTSAAANTNTLTITGTSGSLSATTKLGLSVTGPKFLLLAGSPVSVGQGSTVSTYIDVLQENGFSGGVNLTATNLPSGVTATFSTNPTTSTSSVSFTASNTASVGQSTVTITGTSGSLSATASITLNVMAPSFTLNTAGTVIFGQGSSTSTYVYVSGQYGFNGNVAMSVSGLPSGVTAIWGPNPTNYSTELYLYASNSSTPGQYPLTITGTSGSLTETTPLTLTIAAPTFTIPSLGTLTMGTGSTNYAYVNIQRLYGFTGNVALSVSGLPGGVTASFNPNPMASANFSSYMSLQASAATVPGQYTVTLTGTSGSQTVTTSLTLVIASPGFSLSTSGLTVGQGLSAGTYVYVNQLYGFNNAVNLSVSGLPSGVTASFNTNPTTSYSNLLTFNVGATVPTGQYPITVTGTSGSMVQTTTLTLTVGVPSFTLSTYGITVGQGQTSSAWVYMNGVNGFNSAVNLSVSGLPSGVTASFNTNPTTSYSNMLTFNVGATVPTGQYPITITGTSGSNTQTTTLTLTVGVPSFTIYAATYPTIGQGSTGSGYVYAQALNGFSGSVNFSISGLPSGVTATFSPNPTTYSSSILFTVASTAAIGSSTLTITGTSGSETETTTMTLTVAAPTFSIYGPYSVSLNQGGSATSYATVNPQYGFTGNVTLSTSGLPSGVTATFSPNPTSGSSTMTLSASSTATPGTATFTIAGTSGSTATAVQAQVTVNASNFSLSAAPGKVFAMPGASGKSTISIVPINGFANSVNLSVSGLPAGVTATFSPATATTSSTLTLMASSTAAAGSSPLTITGNSETETASTPLLLNIENTNATVTSTTLALTAGNTVISTVAQGASVTATSSVSAGSNPVTAGQVYLCDASATYCDFAHKIAMTQLNNSGNAVFRFVPGIGQHTYKAVFAGTTANLTSTSTSVPLAVTGSLPTTTTLAQSGTTGNYTLTATVTGQGAVAPSGNISFIDTTSNSAVANAAATVNGATITESIAQTIPTSSYPAQIVSDDFNGDGIPDLAVTTVGSSTVSISLGNSSGRFSAITTLQLGAPSGSIALGDFNRDGNVDLAVVIPSSETIAIFFGNGDGTFTASTATVYTPPQPGGIVVADLNGDGLQDLAVLSTNSSSVTVLLGHGDGSFTPATLSPSTGASPFSVVAGDFNGDSVADLAITNYSYSGSTGTVTILLGNGDGSFTAAPTLSTTTLPYSIVLGDFNNDGRQDLAVGANGGTAVNVFLGNGDGTFTAAPNALTTSYAMSLAVADVNGDGKLDLIVADANTYKLTTLLGNGDGTFTTGATMTASAQPESVIVGDWNGDGVPDLAFANYYGSSVTTVTTQRTQKVTAAVNGIASSGPGQQSIAATYPGDNSYTGSTSSAVTLTGDKVTPNVTLTLSPSTISSTTPVTVSVQVTDPLNGGLPSGTITLTSGSYASAPVALSSGRGTITIPSGKLAEGTDMLTIHYTPDTASASLYTVATGTISVSVNQTTPAITWLMPVPITYGIALSGMQLNAAASTSGTFSYTPATGTVLSAGQHQLSVTFTPTDTTNYRSVTSTVSLNVNQAPLSISANNVSRIYGAANPPLSGTLSGAVNGDTFTETFSTSATVSNSAGTYAIVPSVTGASLADYSVATTNGTLTISPAPTTTTFNLSNQNLVLTAAVASTSNGTPTGSVMFYAGQTQLGSATLSGGIATFTLTSFPSGDVSLSAQYSGDGNFAASTSASTPVLTFRAVNTSLIVAASSSVTDNFSITVPSGYTGTLQFSCTGLPQNTNCSFQPASLSFSSTTNTASTMLTLTTGGQARINSIPLTNTDAYAVRWAALFALPGLLPLLVKRRRLSARLRNLSLMLLLSSAGLWFTGCAGGGGSSNSSKPVTPSGNYTIQVVASGPSGVSQSAAITVTVQ; encoded by the coding sequence ATGCAGGTCATGAGGCATCACGTGCGCCCGGAGGTGACGGACCATCGCGCCTCCTTTGTGGGGCGACTCCCTGACGACAAGCAGATGCACCTATCCGTGGTGCTGCCTTTGCGCAATCAGGCCGCGCTTACCAGTCTGCTGCAGAGGCTCTATGATCCATCAAGCCCGGACTATCGACACTTCCTCACGGTAGCGCAGTTCACCGAACAGTTTGGTCCAACGGAACAAGACTATTCAGCGGTGGCTGCGTATTTGCAGTCACAAGGTCTGACAGTTAAACCCGCACCAGCGAATCGCCTGGTTGTTCCGGTGAGCGGCTCGATGGCCCAGGTCAATTCTGCCTTCAACGTGCAGATGAACACCTACCAGCACCCCACCGAGAACCGGACGTTCTTCTCTCCGGACCGCGAGCCCTCGTTGCCGCTGAATCTACAGGTAAGACACGTCACAGGTTTGGATAACTTCTCGCTGCCGCATCGCTTTACGCAGCGTCCGAATACCAGCCAACAAGCTGCTGCAGTGAACGGTTCAGGTCCAGTCAATTCGTATCTTGGCAGCGATATGCGCGCGGCTTATTACGGCGGCACGACGTTGGATGGCACAGGGCAAGCAATTGGTCTGCTTGAATTCGGCGGTTATGACATGACCGATGTCACACTGACGTTCAGCAATGCCGGACAGACGACCAACGTCCCGATCAACAATATACTGCTCGATGGTGCCACGGGTGGTCCGGAAGGATCCTACGGCGGCGAGCAGGTTTTGGATATCGTGCAGGCTATCGGAATGGCACCGGGGCTGAGCCAGGTGCGTGTTTACATCGGAGTCGGTGAGGACGATGCGATAATTCTCAACTCCATGGCTTCAGAGAACATTGCCAAACAGTTGAGTTGCTCGTGGGGGTGGCTACCTGTTGATCCTACGACCGACGATGTTTTTTTTCAGGAGATGGCCGCTCAGGGCCAGAGCTTCTTTGCGGCCTCTGGTGACGCCGGAGCCTACGACCAGTCAATCAATCCCTTCTTTTATCCGGCCGAAGATCAGTACGTGACAGCAGTCGGCGGTACACACCTGACAACGAGCGGACCGGGCGGTACATGGGTCTCCGAGACTGTATGGGACTCGGAGGGTGATGGCAGTGGTGGAGGTATCAGTCCCGATGGCATTACTCTGCCTAGCTATCAGAGCGGCCTTGCGAATTCAGCCAATGGCGGTTCGAACACGCTCCGTAACGTGCCAGACGTCGCCATGGAAGGCGATTTTGACAACTACGCCTGTCAGGCACATCGGTGTACCGGCGACTGGGCAGGTACGAGCTTTGCCGCACCCCGCTGGGCCGGCTTCATGGCGCTGGTGAATCAGCAAGCGGTCGAAGCTGGGACCGCACCTTCGGGAGGCCTCGGATTTCTGAATCCGGCGCTATACCAACTGGCTCAGGGAGCAAACGCGAGCAACGACCTGCACGACATCGTCTCCGGAAACAACCGAACCCAGAACCAGCCGGTCTGGTTCAGTGCCATCGCCGGCTATGACCTGACAACGGGTTGGGGTAGTGCCAACGGGCAGAGCCTGATTAATGATCTCGCCGGCGCGCAGGTGCCGGGTTTCTGGCTTTCCAGTTCGCAGAGTGAAGTCGACGTGAATCCGGGAGGAACCGGTACGACGACAATCAAAATTACCGATGCCGGAGGTTTCACGGACGCTGTGAATCTTGCTGTGACCTCGACGCTGCCAAGCGGAGTGACAGCATCGTTTGCTACCAATCCGTCGACAGCTTCCAACGTGTTGACGTTCTCGGTAGACAACTTAGTCGCGCAGCAGAATATTCCCATTACGGTGACGGGTACTGCGCAATCGTTGACCCAAACCGCAACCTTGCTGCTTTCTATTCACACACCGGCCTTTGCCCTGGTGCCTTCATCAAACGGCTTGACTCTCAATCCCGGGCAGACCGTAAGCACAACAATCACCGTGTTGCCGGAGTATGGCTTTACGGGCAGCGTGAATCTCGCAATCGTCGGGTTGCCAAGTGGCGTGACCGCTTCGTTCTCGCCTACATCAACGACCGGAACCAACACGCTGACCCTGACTGCCAGCACCTCAGCAGCGGCAAACACCAACACGCTGACTATTACGGGAACGTCGGGCAGCTTGTCCGCAACGACAAAGCTAGGTCTGTCAGTTACCGGGCCGAAGTTCCTGCTGCTTGCGGGCTCGCCTGTATCGGTGGGACAGGGCAGCACGGTGTCAACCTATATCGATGTTTTACAGGAAAATGGCTTCTCAGGCGGCGTAAACCTTACGGCAACAAATCTGCCCTCCGGTGTCACTGCAACATTTTCAACCAATCCAACGACTAGCACGTCCAGCGTCAGCTTTACGGCCAGCAACACAGCGTCTGTAGGGCAGAGCACGGTGACGATTACAGGAACATCGGGATCATTGAGCGCTACAGCCTCGATCACGCTGAATGTAATGGCGCCGTCGTTCACTTTGAACACGGCCGGCACCGTGATTTTCGGACAAGGCAGTTCTACCTCGACCTACGTCTATGTGTCGGGGCAATACGGCTTCAATGGGAACGTCGCGATGTCGGTCTCCGGCCTGCCGAGCGGCGTAACGGCGATCTGGGGGCCGAATCCCACGAACTACAGCACCGAGCTTTACTTGTATGCAAGTAATTCCTCAACGCCGGGACAGTATCCGCTTACGATTACCGGCACCTCGGGTTCGCTGACAGAAACCACTCCACTGACATTAACTATTGCTGCCCCAACTTTCACGATACCGTCGCTCGGTACGCTTACGATGGGAACTGGTTCAACGAACTATGCATATGTAAACATTCAGCGTTTGTACGGCTTTACCGGCAATGTTGCGTTGTCAGTGTCCGGGCTGCCTGGCGGGGTGACGGCATCGTTCAATCCCAACCCGATGGCTAGCGCAAACTTCAGCTCTTATATGTCACTGCAGGCGAGTGCTGCCACTGTGCCTGGGCAATATACGGTGACGCTAACAGGTACCTCGGGCAGCCAAACAGTCACGACTTCGTTGACCCTGGTCATCGCGTCGCCAGGCTTTTCGTTGTCTACCAGCGGCCTGACCGTCGGGCAAGGATTGAGCGCGGGAACGTACGTCTACGTCAATCAACTCTACGGATTCAATAACGCCGTGAACCTCTCTGTTTCCGGATTGCCAAGTGGTGTAACGGCATCGTTCAACACGAATCCGACGACCTCATACTCCAACCTGCTCACATTCAACGTAGGCGCCACGGTACCCACCGGGCAATATCCAATAACCGTTACTGGCACTTCAGGCTCAATGGTGCAGACGACCACACTGACACTCACCGTAGGGGTACCGTCGTTCACACTTTCGACCTATGGAATAACGGTTGGACAGGGGCAGACTTCATCTGCCTGGGTCTATATGAACGGGGTGAACGGCTTCAACAGTGCCGTGAACCTGTCTGTCTCCGGGCTACCAAGTGGCGTAACTGCATCGTTCAACACGAATCCAACGACCTCGTACTCCAACATGCTCACGTTCAACGTCGGCGCCACGGTTCCTACGGGACAGTATCCAATCACCATCACTGGCACTTCAGGCTCTAACACCCAGACCACCACGCTAACCCTGACCGTAGGGGTGCCTTCGTTCACGATCTACGCAGCCACTTACCCGACGATCGGCCAGGGATCGACCGGCTCAGGCTACGTCTATGCTCAAGCGCTGAATGGCTTCAGCGGTAGTGTCAACTTTTCGATTTCGGGCCTACCGAGCGGTGTGACGGCTACCTTTTCCCCTAACCCTACGACATATAGCAGCTCTATCTTATTTACGGTTGCGAGCACGGCCGCAATCGGATCGAGCACCCTCACCATTACTGGCACCTCCGGCTCCGAGACGGAAACCACCACGATGACGCTGACGGTAGCTGCACCCACTTTTTCGATCTATGGGCCTTACAGTGTGAGCCTTAACCAGGGAGGCAGTGCGACCTCCTACGCAACAGTGAACCCGCAGTACGGCTTCACAGGCAACGTAACCCTAAGCACCTCAGGCTTGCCCAGCGGAGTGACCGCCACGTTCTCGCCGAATCCGACGAGCGGCTCGAGCACGATGACACTTTCTGCATCGAGCACAGCCACACCGGGAACAGCGACGTTCACCATTGCCGGTACTTCGGGCAGCACCGCGACTGCTGTACAGGCTCAGGTGACGGTGAACGCGAGCAATTTCTCGCTCTCGGCGGCGCCGGGTAAGGTGTTTGCAATGCCTGGAGCTTCGGGCAAATCGACGATCAGTATCGTACCGATCAACGGCTTTGCGAACAGCGTGAATCTTTCGGTGAGCGGTTTGCCCGCCGGTGTCACAGCGACGTTTTCGCCCGCAACAGCAACGACAAGCAGCACGCTTACCCTAATGGCTAGCAGCACGGCGGCTGCCGGAAGCTCGCCCCTAACCATTACTGGAAACTCTGAAACAGAAACCGCTTCGACGCCATTGCTGCTGAATATCGAAAACACTAACGCAACGGTTACTTCAACAACGCTGGCTCTCACTGCCGGAAATACTGTGATCTCAACTGTGGCGCAAGGTGCATCTGTGACCGCAACATCCAGCGTGAGCGCAGGCTCGAATCCGGTGACAGCAGGCCAGGTATATCTCTGCGATGCAAGTGCGACATACTGCGATTTTGCGCACAAGATCGCGATGACGCAGTTGAACAACAGCGGCAATGCCGTCTTCCGATTCGTGCCGGGTATCGGGCAGCACACCTATAAGGCTGTATTCGCTGGAACTACTGCAAACCTTACAAGTACCTCTACGTCGGTTCCGCTGGCGGTAACAGGATCACTTCCGACAACCACGACCCTCGCGCAAAGCGGGACGACTGGCAACTATACGCTGACCGCTACGGTTACAGGACAGGGAGCAGTCGCTCCGTCCGGCAATATTTCGTTCATCGATACCACCTCCAACAGCGCCGTGGCAAACGCTGCTGCGACCGTCAACGGCGCAACCATTACGGAGAGCATTGCGCAGACCATTCCAACCAGCTCTTATCCGGCCCAAATTGTTTCCGACGATTTCAATGGAGATGGTATTCCAGACCTCGCGGTGACAACCGTAGGCTCATCTACTGTGTCCATTTCGCTCGGTAACAGTAGTGGCAGGTTCTCAGCGATCACGACTCTTCAGCTTGGTGCGCCATCCGGTTCAATCGCATTAGGTGATTTCAATCGAGACGGAAATGTCGACCTGGCTGTAGTCATTCCCTCGAGTGAGACGATCGCTATCTTCTTCGGCAATGGCGATGGTACGTTCACGGCTTCGACGGCAACCGTGTATACCCCACCTCAACCTGGCGGTATCGTCGTAGCTGATCTCAACGGCGATGGCTTGCAGGATTTAGCCGTGCTCAGCACAAATAGCTCCAGTGTCACGGTCCTGCTAGGTCACGGGGACGGCAGCTTTACGCCGGCAACTTTAAGTCCTTCTACAGGTGCTTCTCCCTTTTCCGTCGTGGCGGGAGATTTTAACGGCGATAGCGTGGCAGATCTTGCCATTACCAACTATTCCTACAGCGGATCCACGGGAACAGTGACGATTCTACTCGGCAATGGGGATGGCAGCTTCACCGCAGCCCCGACTCTTTCAACCACAACTTTGCCATACTCGATCGTTCTGGGTGACTTCAACAATGATGGAAGACAAGATTTAGCAGTTGGGGCAAACGGTGGGACCGCCGTAAACGTGTTCCTCGGCAATGGCGATGGAACGTTCACGGCCGCACCCAACGCGCTGACGACCAGTTATGCAATGTCACTCGCTGTTGCAGATGTGAACGGCGACGGCAAGCTGGATCTGATCGTTGCGGACGCTAACACCTATAAGCTCACCACATTGCTCGGCAATGGAGACGGCACCTTCACGACAGGCGCGACTATGACAGCTTCTGCACAACCTGAATCCGTCATAGTAGGTGATTGGAATGGCGACGGGGTGCCCGATCTCGCTTTCGCGAACTACTACGGCAGTTCGGTCACGACTGTCACGACGCAACGCACCCAAAAGGTCACGGCAGCGGTGAATGGTATTGCGTCGAGCGGCCCTGGACAGCAGTCGATTGCAGCAACATATCCAGGTGACAACAGCTATACGGGCAGCACATCGAGTGCCGTGACACTGACGGGCGACAAAGTTACTCCCAACGTAACATTGACGCTTTCACCTTCCACGATCTCCTCGACGACGCCGGTTACGGTCTCGGTGCAGGTAACAGACCCGCTGAACGGCGGTTTGCCTTCCGGCACGATCACGTTGACAAGCGGCAGCTATGCTTCGGCTCCCGTGGCTCTCTCTTCAGGCCGTGGCACTATCACCATTCCTTCCGGCAAGCTGGCCGAGGGGACCGACATGCTCACGATCCATTACACGCCAGATACAGCCAGCGCATCGCTGTACACCGTAGCGACAGGCACGATCAGCGTATCCGTAAACCAGACCACACCGGCAATCACGTGGTTGATGCCAGTTCCGATCACCTATGGCATAGCACTAAGCGGTATGCAATTGAATGCGGCGGCATCGACGAGCGGAACGTTCAGCTACACTCCTGCGACAGGTACGGTACTGTCGGCGGGACAGCACCAGCTTTCGGTGACATTTACACCAACGGATACGACGAACTATCGAAGCGTCACCAGCACTGTGTCGCTGAATGTAAATCAGGCACCGCTGAGTATCAGTGCGAACAATGTATCGCGCATATACGGTGCGGCGAACCCGCCGCTCTCGGGCACACTGAGCGGCGCGGTGAACGGAGACACCTTCACCGAAACATTTTCAACATCCGCCACGGTTTCGAACTCGGCAGGCACATATGCGATTGTGCCGTCCGTGACCGGAGCCAGCCTGGCAGATTATTCTGTGGCAACCACCAACGGTACATTGACGATCTCACCGGCACCCACAACGACGACATTCAACCTCTCGAATCAGAACCTTGTTCTCACCGCAGCGGTCGCCTCGACAAGCAATGGCACTCCGACCGGATCGGTGATGTTTTATGCGGGACAAACACAGCTGGGTTCCGCGACGCTGAGCGGCGGCATTGCGACCTTCACGTTGACGTCATTTCCGAGTGGCGACGTTTCGCTCAGCGCACAATACTCTGGTGACGGCAACTTCGCGGCGTCAACTTCGGCATCCACACCGGTGCTTACGTTTAGGGCCGTCAATACCTCGCTGATAGTTGCTGCTTCAAGCTCAGTGACGGATAACTTCAGCATCACGGTGCCTTCAGGCTATACGGGAACCCTACAGTTCTCCTGCACAGGACTGCCGCAGAATACGAATTGCAGCTTCCAACCAGCCTCGCTGTCGTTCTCCAGCACCACCAATACCGCGAGCACCATGTTGACGCTCACGACTGGCGGTCAGGCGCGCATAAATTCGATCCCCTTAACGAATACGGACGCATATGCCGTGCGATGGGCCGCGTTGTTCGCGCTGCCCGGACTGCTTCCGTTGCTGGTCAAACGGCGGCGGTTGAGTGCGCGGCTTCGCAATCTATCGCTAATGCTGCTACTCTCGAGCGCGGGTCTGTGGTTTACGGGTTGTGCAGGTGGCGGAGGCAGCAGCAACTCTTCCAAGCCGGTCACTCCGTCGGGCAATTACACCATCCAGGTAGTTGCGTCCGGTCCATCGGGCGTAAGCCAGTCGGCTGCTATCACCGTAACTGTGCAGTGA